The Silene latifolia isolate original U9 population chromosome X, ASM4854445v1, whole genome shotgun sequence genome contains the following window.
CGTACGACTTtcggacatttttgttccgggaccctgaaatcctgAAAACCGTATATTAcgcacttaaatttgagccgtttgagAGATCGTATcgggtcatgtttcttttcctcccaGTTTAAAAATGTAAGCAAGTGGGTGTATATTGACCCATTTTAATCGTAAGACGGGGAACCCGTCTTAAGAGTCATTCAATTgctcacttttttttttattcgaGGAGTTACAAAGCCATTACAGCATTGTTATTGAGATTACAACGAAAAAATGCGAACATAAATTATGGTTGTGGTAGGGGGGGGGGGGAAACGCGTTCTTTTTTGAGAAAATTGAAAACAAATTGCACCATCGTACATTCACAGTTTCACACTCACtcttgaccaaaaaaaaaaaagtttcaccCTCACACTTCATATGTTTCACACACTGGTTTTCTCAACAAACATAAGAATCCGAAAGTAAAAACAAGGGTGCAACTATTTCCACTGGAGCGATAGCCTTGTACACAAGCATACTATCATAGACTATGTTTATAATCACAAGATAGAGATACATGGCTTGTTCAATTCGTTTTTGTTTCCTTAATAGAGAGCTAGAATCACTCTTTCGCCGCATCTTACAATATATGTTCCTGAACACAAGTGATGTCTTATTAACTAGTCAAAACACCTTTACTATTTCACCTTAATAAAAACCTGACCAAGCCAGAATGATCTTCCAAGCTTGCGCTTCACAGAAAAATTTGGCTCGCACATTACAGATACACAGCAGATCGTGTCAGCTTCCAACATTTACACTCCAGCTTGCTCACAGAGGTCAAGTAACTCAAGGGTCTGTAAAAGCAGCATCATTTTCAAAACCATCAATACAAAGTTTATCCATACATTTATCAAGATATATAATCATATTCCGGTATGGACGTGTGATTGAATCACGCAAAATGACATTTACCTCCAACACTGAGAGTTCAAGACGAAATTTGGGACCGTCATAGTGATGGAGAACTGGCCTaaaagaatcttcctccaatgcTTTGCACAGCTTTCTGATGCGGATCCTCACCTAGATTGGCAGAATCAAATTAACAATGGAATGATGATAATCAAAAGGTAGAGTTCAACATCAACAGCAACAACGTACAGCTCCCACGGATGGTTGGGTAAGGAAATTTAGATCTTACATATACGCAATCTTACCCATGTTAAAAACAGGGAGAGGGATGACCCATAATGAAAATCACATCGAGAATCACATCAAATGGCGTCAATTTCACAATAAAAAGAAGCGCATCCAATATAGCgagtcattttgctttattcaATCATAATTTAGGCTCcataaaaaatgaaaacaaattaGCAGTGATAACATCAATAGTGTTTACCTGCGCAGGAAACCTTGATTCACCCTTGCATTTCTTATCTTCCCATGCAGTTGGGTCAATATTTGAACCCCCAAAGCTGGATGCCTATCAAAAGTCAATAAAAGAGGAGCAAATCAGATGATACATTGATAAGAATATTGGAAGATCAATCTTAATTGTCCGAACAATAAACTTAAACTGTTTTGCTTATACTCATTAAAGTCACTATAAATTTGATCATTGCAATATCTGTCAGATCTTTACTCAAACAGTCAGACCTCAATAGCAAGTAGCAAGTTAGCAACAAGGAGACTGTTGCACGCGACCATGGGATTTTTAACTTAAGAAGATGGAGGCCAACCAAGCATAAACTTCCCTTTGAGTTATGATTCATATGTGAAAATGTTACATTCTTCTTAGATCATTTATATGAAGTAAAAAAAATAAGGCAGCTCCACAATATAGGGTCCATACAGTGCACATTGCACAACCACCAGAATTTTCAGCTCCACATAAACCGCGGCCCCAATGAATCGTAGAGATCAAGTCTGTTCACTGGTCTATTCACTATTGACAGTACTATTAAGAGTTTAGATTGCCAGTGTGACACCAAATCTCAGTGCAGCTAGGATGTTTCTGAATAATTTAGAACTAAAGATAATTGTAGATGGCACAAGTACACTAGTTATAAGCAAATCTTCAAACTTTGTATTCAAAATTCATACACAAATTACTGATATAATAAAGATAATGGACAACAAAGAAGATAAATACAGACCTCAAATATTCCATAAAGCTGATGAGTTGTGTAATTGTACAGGAACAAGGGTAAACCTGGTGTAATTGCTCGAACAGAGTCCCTGTATCTAGGTGGTAAGCCTGAAAATAAATTGATTAGCAATCACCACTCACgctacaaacaaaacaaaattagCAGATAGTTATCTTGTCTTATGGCTTGCTTAGACTGCCCAGTAATAGATATGAGAGTAATGGAGGGAAAACAAATGAAAGtaagtggtagtggtggtggctgTAGGGGGGTACACTGGGCTGGGTCATCAATTTGTGGCCCAGGCCCGGCACTAAAAGGGGCTGTCCCGGGCTGGACACCATAATGTCTAGTCCGGGCCCGGCCCATAGTGTTTTTTagtgttttttgaatttttagccgGCTGGGTTGGAAATTTGGGGCACTGGCCCAGCCCAGGTATAGGGGCGGGCTGGGCTTGACAGGCATGCGGGCTGGCTGGGCTTGCAAAACCCAGACCACTGATGCGGGCTGGGCCGAGCTGGCCCGCACCGTTGAACAGCTCTAGGTCGTTGTGGTGGATACTGGATAGAGGAAAGACGAAAGAGATGACGAGAGGGAAATAACTACTCCATATGAAAATGGTTATACAAGGAGAGATTTATGGATATGAAAATTACCAAAAAGCTGTCGCTTTAGGTTCTCCTGCATGGTATCATTGTTGCACACGAAGATATACCCACCAAGAACCTCATTTCGAGGAAGTGTTTCGGCTGCAGGCAAGGTCTTGAACCTTTTCTCATTGGCATTTtcgatattattattattattgttgttgatagaCTCCTTGTTGAAGTGATTGTTGATATTAGCCTTGTTAAATGGCATGTTTTCAATAAGGTTTACATTGCTCTTCTGATAGGCAGGATTCATAATGTTCATGTTATTTCTGAAGGCGCTTTTGCTCAAATAATCAGGACCCTTGGTGTCCAGATTCAACATGTTAAAGTTGAGGCTTTCAAATTTGTTGTCTTCTTGAAGGCTGAATCTATCCCTTAGCCTCATATCAGCAACTCCCTTCGAAAAATCAAGATTGTTAGTGCGCTCTCCCTTTGGTCTTGTCTGCTCAGCTAGCTTTGAAGCTACCATCATCCACTTGTGATCTTCCGACATTCTCGACTGTCCACGAAGGTCATCACCCAGTTGCCAATAACTGTGCATATTGTCCATCCTGCAACCCTTTCACTTCATTCAAGAGATAAACTGTCAAGTTTGTTACAAATTAAGAACTCATAAGAATTTTCAAACCTGAAAATGTTCCATAACAAAATGTGGAGAATAAAAAAATACTCCGTATCATTTTGCATGTAAACAATCAAACAACTAATGCTTTTTTTTGCACACATTGAGAGTTGAGGCATAGCTAAGAAAGTTGTACACGATCTCACATAAACTGACGGCCTATGACCACAGGTACCGCAACAGTTCAGAACTAGGGACACATAAAATGATGATAGCAGAATCCAACTGAGAACTAGTCGTCAAACTCACGACCTATTCTTGTTATTTCTCTTTCGTAAATCCATGCGTTATTGACTACTTATATACTATCAAAGTATAAAATAGACAACTGCTTTGATTAATTGGATCACGCGGTTGTTATCCCTGATATCAGAATTAATGAACAAAAATAACAGTCTTTTTGACATGACATGCAAGTACCTAACCTGGACATCAAAACGACCCAAAAGTTATGTTATCCCTGATATCAATTAATGAACAAAAATAACAGTCTTTTTGGCATGACATGTAAGTACCTAACCTGGACATCAAAACAACCCTAAAATTATGTTATCCCTGATATCAGAATTAATGAACAAAAATAACAGTCTTTTTGGCATGACATGTAAATACCTAACCTGGACATCAAAATGACCCTAAAATTATGTTTAGCGAGTGAAACAATCATGTCATATTGATTTCTAATGAATTTAAGAACCTTGTTTATCTCAACTACAAAATATCCCTAGAACTCTAGAAGTAGAAATGTATCTATCATGTACTCTTTTTAAGATATTTTACCTTCTATATGTCTTCCTGGCGCAATGAAACAAAAATAACAGCGGACTACCCAATAAAATGCTGTTTTTGACCTCTCTTCAAAATAAGCAATGAAACAAACATAACAGCGGACTACCCAATAAAATGCTGTTTTTGACTTGGTTGTTCGAAACAAGTGAACAACAATAAACCAATCGATACACAAACGCAAGACGCGACTATACCTACAGACTCCATAAGCTAAGCTAGCCATCATCCACACAAGCAGAAGTTTTTCAGGATAACTTTCAACACAACTAGGCCTTGGGCCAGAGGTCATGATAAGGTAATTTTCAAAACTAGTGTATTACCACAAACAATAATACAATCTTTACAATTATTTACCTACCTTTACTAGACTAATAAACAACAATTGAGTAAAACCCCTAAATAATTACAATCAAATCAACCGACAAAAAATATGAACAGTaaatcaaacataaaacatgatgaTAAACAAATCAACCTCAAAAATTACCAAAAACAAGAGAGTAATAAGTAAATAGTGAAAAAAGAGTAGATCGAAGGAGAGTAAAAGAGTAAAAAATACCAGAGTAAATAAGGTAGAAGGGGCTAGATTTGGGGAATCCCCAAATAAGGAAGGAGAGAAGAAGAAATAGTGAGTGGAGAAGAAGGAAGATAGGAAGAGAGAGAATGTAAAGGGTATGTTAAGGTGTGTATTTAAGTGGGTAGATTTATCCCCACTTTTACCGCAGTTAAAGACGGACAACGTGATTGTGTGTTAGACTATCCCCCCTTTTTCAATTTTCTGATTTGTTGCCATCTTTTTACGGTTTTATCCTTTAGGATAAGCTTTCCTTTTTATAAAAATCCGTACATAACTGGTTGAGGGTATATTGGTAATATTTGGCAAGGACGACTAGATACAGTTGGAAGTGGGCCATGCTGAAAAGTCGTGCTAGGAGTAGAAAATGGCACGGCACGGTCCGGCCCAGCCACAAGAATGTAAGTTTCGTGCAAGTGAAATGGAAATAACGGCCCAGGCACGACCCATAATGTGTCGTGTCGTGTTGTGCAAGTATAACTATACTTAGATATTAAAGTAAAAAAGCAAATGTCTCGAATGGTtattcaaacaaaacaaaaaattgaAATCAAGGGTTAGACGTGAATCTCGTACACCTCAACCCAAGTATGGACATCTCCGATGTCTCTACATAGGCTAGAACATGGGTATTCCATTTCTAAACCTAGGCCTGGACAAGGAACTCCCACGTCAAACCTAAGTAGAAACATCGTGTTCCTCATCCAAGCCAAGGTTTGGACGTGGATCTCCCACATCCAAGCCCAGATTTTTTTCTATTCTAAAATCTATATATCATATCTAGGACGAAATTCGAGTACTCCATAAAAATAGATGATAACTTGTTATTTACGGTTGAAATCGAATAAGGTAACTCATAAAGCGACAACAGATGTGGTGGAAAAACTGGGAGGACAAGAAACATCACTGGTACGACCTCCTAAACGGCttaaatttaagtgtataatacacggttttcagaaTTTCAGAGTCCCGGGACAAATACGTCCGTAAATCATACTGACTATTCCTCGGGTCAGCTAAACCAGCCATACAAATTTTGAGAAAAAATAAAGGACAATTGAGTGTGTCGGTATACGATAAACTAGTCTCGTACAAGAATCGGGTACTCCTTAAACATAGATGATACATGTTATTTAGTGCTGAAATCGAATACTATAACAGTATAACTCATGAAGCGACCTCAGACACGTGATGGAATAATtgggaggaaaagaaacatgacTCGGTACGAGCTCCCAAAACGGCTccatttaagtgtataatacacggttttcgagattttagggtcccggaacaaaattgtcTGTAAATCATACGGGCAGTTCTTGAAATCAGATAAAGCAACCACACATATTACTAGAAGTAACAGAGGACATTTGAGGGTGTCAATACCCAATAAACGAGTCTCATGTGAAAATCAAGTACTaaaaaatagatgaatacttcTTATTTAGGGCTGAAAATCAAGCCACGTGGTTGAAATACTAATAGGAAAAGGAACATGAACCTGTACGACCTTTCAAAGAGCTCAAATTTAAGTGCATAATATACATTTTTCGGGATCTTAGGGTCCTGAAACAAAAATGTTTGTAAATCATACGTGCGGTTCCTCGGGTGaaataaagcagccacacaaattttgagaagaaAGAGAGGACATTTTAGGATGGCGGTACACGATAAACGAGTCTGAGACGAAAATCAGGTACTCCTTAAAAATTGATAAATACTTCTTAATTAGGGTTAACAATCGAATACATTGCCTCATGAACGACCCCAGACACGTGGTGAGAAAACtgggaggaaaagaaacatgacccgGTATGGCCACctaaacggctcaaatttaagtgtgtAATACACAGTTTTCAGGATTTTAGGGTCTCGGGAAAAAAAACGTTCGTAAATCAAACGGACGGTTCCTCGGGTTAGCTGAAGcaaccacacaaattttgagaagaaACAGAGAACATTTGGGTGTGCCGTTACGCAATAAACTAGTGTCATACGAAAATCATGTACACCTTAAAAATAGATGATAACTTGTTATTTAGGGTTAAAACCGAATTCGATAACTCTTGAAACTACCCGAGACACGTGGTGGGAAAATTGGAAGAAAAAAGAAACATGACCCAGTACGAGCTCctaaacggctca
Protein-coding sequences here:
- the LOC141622083 gene encoding B2 protein-like, with amino-acid sequence MDNMHSYWQLGDDLRGQSRMSEDHKWMMVASKLAEQTRPKGERTNNLDFSKGVADMRLRDRFSLQEDNKFESLNFNMLNLDTKGPDYLSKSAFRNNMNIMNPAYQKSNVNLIENMPFNKANINNHFNKESINNNNNNNIENANEKRFKTLPAAETLPRNEVLGGYIFVCNNDTMQENLKRQLFGLPPRYRDSVRAITPGLPLFLYNYTTHQLYGIFEASSFGGSNIDPTAWEDKKCKGESRFPAQVRIRIRKLCKALEEDSFRPVLHHYDGPKFRLELSVLETLELLDLCEQAGV